In the Oncorhynchus keta strain PuntledgeMale-10-30-2019 chromosome 32, Oket_V2, whole genome shotgun sequence genome, GAGGCATTGAGTCATGTGGCATGTCAATCACAGACTCCCTTGATGGTGTTGGCCTGGGACTCTTGATGTTGATGGCCCCTTGATGTTGACCCGGTCAGGTTGGCTGAAAGCTGGTTGATAAACGGTGGTGTGGCTTCGAGCTGGAGTTTCTTGCCGCTTGACTGCTTTGACAAACATAATCGGTCTGGGTACCAGGTACCCAGCTTGCCTTAGCAGCTCCCCCAGCTCCAGATTACAGATGAGCCTGACCAAATCCCTAATGATCCGATAGGTCTTCTGGCGATCAAAGGTCCTCACATCCTCATGTTGGGTCGGGGTGAAGGCTGATGATGATACGGTCTATACTGCTGTCATCATGGTGTCCTTCGTAGTTCTGCGTAACGTATGATAGCAAGTCATCTGCCCCTGAGGTATTCAGGTTGCCCATCTCATAGTATGGAAAGCTCTGGTTGGGAAGCAGTTGCCAACAGTAACCGTCACACTCGAGGCGGTTATCGTAGCGATGGAAGCCGAACTCCTTCCTTTTGGGGTTGTACGGCGCCAGCAGGTCACCATTGTTGTCGAATATGAAGTAGTTATGGGAGAACCAGTGGAGCAGGTAAAGCCCATGCCTGGGCCAGGGCCTACCAGAGACAGACGATTTGAGGTGTCCCATTACATTTAATGTTTTAACGTTAGCCATCCATACACCTGAAAAtattggaaggaggagagagaggaaagaggagactcAGTGAGTGTTGCTGAGCTTTCTTCATTCTGTGGTTGTGTGGCCTTTCACGTATGGCCATTTCCACTACTGGCAGGGCATGCAGGGCAGAGAGGTTTGTCTGGAAAGGTGACatcgttgaaagtcactgagctcttcaatatGGTGAGAGGAAAACAAAATGTTCACcctactactactctctctctctctctctctctcacacacacacacacacacacacacactcatacatactTCCCGGTACCTTTTTTATGAAGTAGATAGGGTTCTTGCTGTACCTATTCTGTGTCCTTCTAGTGAGTGTTTTACGGGTATTATTCTGTAATTAGGACTAACCTAATGCAATTGTCTTAAACCTCATTTATACCGTAAGTACATAATGCAAGACTGTACTTAGCTAACACAAAATGTAGCAAACACGTGCAGTGACGCTATTTGTAACTTGAAGCTACTATGTTTTTCATTATCTCATTTCAAGACTCACCACTGTATTATTGATGTTAATAAATAGACATTAAAGGCTGATTTTGAGACTGTTCAACCATTAACATACTTGTCATGTTCTATTTAGTTTGGCAAATGTTCACAAAGTCCAAAAATAAATACTGTTTTCAACTATGCTATATTTTGGGTAagacaacttttttttttaatcaacctCTCGCTTTCAACgataattggtgtgtgtgtgtgtgtatgggttttCGAGGATGTGTAGGCCAATCAGCGATTTATGTGCGTGAGTATGGTGAGAAAAACAACCAATGAGCGGGCATACACATGACAGGAGTCACGTGAACCGTGGGGCTGAAACATGGCGGATGTCGAAACAACCAAATCTTTGAACGGTTTGCTGAATGGAATAGCACAAATAGTGTATTATAATAATGCTGAAATAACGGAGGAACTTTTGAAAAATGAACTTTATCCAGACTTAACGCAGGAGGAGTTTTGCGCGATGCATGAAAAGATGAAAGGTCTTTTAAAGGTACTGTCAACTTTGCATTTGGACATCATTCTCACCTGATTGAGAAACGTAACCAGCTACATTATTATGGGGTTAGGCAATAGGTAAAAAATAGTTACATGTTTCAAATGCTCAACCTCGTCCTGCAGCCCAAATGCTTGAACCCTGTTTCTCTATTGTCTTTCTTTAATTGTGTCTGTAAAATCTTTCCAAAACAGCTTTCAGCTAAATCAGTTAATATAATTTGTACACGTGGCATTGTAAATAAATGGCTAGCATAGGGTGGGTGTGTGGATTCATTCACGTTGACAACTTCATTCATGTTGAGAACAGTGGTTTTCAATGATAGATCAGTTTGTCTTCCCTACAGGCTGATTTACATGTCACTAGATGGCAGCACTAGAACACCTGTGTAAACACATGTCAACTTCCCTTTGtccttgttttttattttttattttttataaccttttatgtaactaggcaagtcagttaagaacattcttatttacaatgacggcctaccaaaaatGCAGAAGGCCTCCTGccgggacgggggctgggataatAAATTAAATGTAGGACAAAACGgcaagagacaacactacatacaaGAGACAACGCGTACATACAAGAGACAACGCGTGCATACAAGAGACAACGCGTGCATACAAGAGACAACGCGTGCATACAAGAGACAACGCGTGCATACAAGAGACAACGCGTGCATACAAGAGACAACGCGTGCATACAAGAGACAACGCGTGCATACAAGAGACAACGCGTGCATACAAGAGACAACGCGTGCATACAAGAGACAACGCGTGCATACAAGAGACAACACTTGCATACAAGAGACAACACTTGCATAcaagagacctaagacgacaacatcACGGCAAGGCAGCAACAATGCATGGTAGCAACTTGATGTGGAGATGACATTGTGACCAGGCTAAGATAATATAACAAGAAAAACATCAACCTCTTTGTTAGACTAATAAATCTCTGCTTGTTTTCTTCTCCCCTTCTCAGTCCATTGCCACTGCAAACATGGACCAGGCCCAGCTGGAAGCCTTCCTGACTGCCCAGACCAGGAAGCAGGGCACGGGGAGTGTGAGCGCCGAGCAGGCGGCCGCCCTCTCCCGGTTCTGGAAGAGCCATCGGGCCCGGGTGAGGGAGAGCCTGCTGGGCCAGAGCCGCTGGGAGCCCGGCCTGAAGGGCCTCACCTGGAGGGTGGACCTCCAGACCTCAGCCAGCAGAGGGGGTGCCGCCAACATTCCCGTGGCCCTGGTGGAGCTGGAACTGGGCAGGgctggagaggtgagagaggaaagtggagttggggtggggggagagaggaaaaggcCCACACTCTAATATACCAGTCACACTGACTGTACAAGCACATTACATGGCTGCCTGCATTTAGACCAATATTATATGTTTTGATTCCCAAATTGTGCTTTCAGACATAGCCTGTTGATTTGCATAATTGACTTTCTGCTCTGGACTTATTCCATAATGTGCCCCAGGTGTGTGGAATTTGCACATTTTGATTTTAAACCATCTAATTAGTCTTAAAGTTAAATCTTAACCCACCCGGGCCACTGGGTTGAACCTCTAAGAAATCTAATGTGAATATAATGCAGGACTATGCAAGCTATGAGGAAGCTGAAGAGCACATGTCATTCAGAACACATCAGTGGCTTTGTTCTCACCTTCCTCTTTCCTACTTTAGCAGTATATTCATTGCATTGTCACAGTTCCACATTTTTGTGTCTGATGTACCAGCACTACATACACTAGTCTgcctttaacctgttagtcctcaGACctaatacatacagttgaagttggaagttcagcatatttaaactcagttttcacatttcctgacatttaatcctagtaaacattccctgtcttaggtcaattaggatcaccactttattttaagaatgtgaaatgtcagaataatagtagagataatgatttatttaagcttttatttctttcatcacattcccagtgggtcagaagtttacatacactcgattagtatttggtagcattgccttgggtgaattttggcccattcctcctgacagagctggtgtaactgagttaggtttcgaggcctccttgctcgcacatgttttttcagttatgcccacacATTTCCTataggatgaggtcagggctttgtgatggccactccaatacattgactttgttgtccttaagacattttgccacaactttggaagtatgcttggggtcattgtccatttggaagatccatttgtgaccaagctttaacgtcctgactgatgtcttgatgttgcttcaatatatccacataattttccttcctcgtgatgccatctattttgtgaagtacactagtccctcctgcagcaaagcacccccacttcatgatgctgccacccctgtgcttcacattttggatggtgttcttcagcttgcaaccctccc is a window encoding:
- the LOC118364997 gene encoding COMM domain-containing protein 1-like, yielding MADVETTKSLNGLLNGIAQIVYYNNAEITEELLKNELYPDLTQEEFCAMHEKMKGLLKSIATANMDQAQLEAFLTAQTRKQGTGSVSAEQAAALSRFWKSHRARVRESLLGQSRWEPGLKGLTWRVDLQTSASRGGAANIPVALVELELGRAGEDSDFVCLEFDEAKVNQVLKKMAEIQESINTIVHRS